The Thunnus maccoyii chromosome 24, fThuMac1.1, whole genome shotgun sequence DNA window cagcaaaataaatctgattgaTGAATCTAAGCTCAGTTTGTGATTAATTCACGTTCAGTCCAGTCGAGCGAGAGTTAAATGGTTGCACAATGAAGACACAGCAATTCATTTTCAGTTCCTTGTGTAGAATgcctttatttaaaatgtagcCTTGACATGGGCTTGAAATGGACTGAACTGACTTCTGCATTTGTATGACTCACACTGAGTCTCTGTTCAGATGGGTCTGTATATAAAGGGCAGAAAAATTGGTCAAatgaaaaagttttgtttttttttcaaatttaccATTATCCTACTGTGAGAAACTGGAAAGAGATGCTGTCTTGCTATCATTGCTCAACCTGTGAAATCTATTTACTCATTGGTAAAATGCAGCGTCCATGTAGATACTGTGGATTCTGATGACTGTTTTATATGGATTATTAGCTGCTACACTTGGTTTAACTGCCGTTCCTCAAGTGCACACAGGACGCAACATTGCTAAGTATAAGTATAAAGcccacacagacataaaacattCATAAGAAAAGAACACATATACTGATAATTTTATGAAGATACATTTAAAACTcagtctcattttttttttacagatataaAGGAGTGTAGAAGAGTGGGCACGTAAACACAGTTTGCCTTTTCCggttatatatttttcatgcatttttactAAATAAAGACAATTCTTCACTACACAAAGTCTTTCATCCAAGATGAGTGTGACTTCCTGTCATGCATATGATGCACccataaatgtcattttatgcTATTACACTTTTACAGACACTACAACCAAAGTTCATGTATTGCAACACATGAAACTTGTATGACATTTGTGTCATCTGGGATTGAATATCATTTAACAGTTTCAGacattaaaacagaacaatTGTTCAGAACTATGTATGTGTCAACCTTTGCATGACTTGTAAACTATGTACacttaatgttctttttttttctttctccccacCCCTTCTGCCTATGCTTCTGTCCTTTCTTCACAGATATCTCAGACCGAAATGCTGCCCTGTATCATTTTCATCGGCTTGTTTCTCACTGCGGCCCGATCCCAAGATATCCATCCCTCACAGGCATCATCCTCTATTAGTGAGTCTTGTGACTCCTTGTGCTCCTGCGAGGGGAAAGATGGCATCCTTTATCTTAACTGCGAGCAGAGAAACATCAGCAAAATCTCCCAAATCAAAGTCCCGTCAGGTGTGCCCTTCCACCTGAACCTTTACAAAAACGACTTGGTTGAGCTCCGCGCTGAGGAAATGGAAGGGTTTAAGAATGCTCTTTCCCTGCACATCGGGGGTAATAGCATACAAGAGCTGGAACCAGGGGTCTTTAGCACTCTCGGTTCACTGAAAAAACTCCACATAAATAGCAATTTCCTCGTCACTCTGAAAGAGGACACTTTTCAAGGCCTGGTGAATTTGGAGTTCCTCCAAGCTGACACAAATTTCATTCGGGTCATTGAGCCGGGAGCTTTCAACAAACTGATCCGCCTCAAGGTCCTCATCCTCAATGATAATTCCATTGGGTTTTTACCCAGCAACATTTTCCGGTTCGTGCCCCTCACCCACCTGGACTTACGTGGCAACAAGCTCCAGACGCTGCCTTATGTCGGGTTTTTGGAGCACATCGGACGGATAATGGAACTTCTCCTCGAGGATAATGATTGGGTCTGTGActgtgatattttacatttaaaaatctggATGGAGAACATGAGGGCCCAGTCAGCTATCGGGGATGTGATCTGCAGCACGCCACACCACCTTAAGGGGACAATTCTAGCTAAAGTCAAGCGGGATGTTCTCTGCCCATCCCATGCAGACATTAACCTGGAGGAGCCGTCAAAGTCACTGGATATGGTTGTTACTCCCTCATCCAAAGTATCTCAGATTCCCAAGTTGATCAACGCCAAAGATGACGCCAAGGCACCAACGCCATCTCACATTCCCGGCAGTCCTTGTGTGGAACACTGTTCTTGTCACAATCACCCTGTGGCTGGGTTTTTGATGCATTGTCAGGACCGGGGAATTCAAAAGGTTTCAGATATCGGAATACTTCAGCAAAGTCCCACTAAACTGGTCATGACAGGAAATATGATTCAAAAACTCTTGAAATATGATTTTGTCACATACGATAGCTTAGAATTGCTCAACTTGGCAAACAACAGAATTGATTACATTGACAATGAAACTTTCCTCAGCTTGAGCAGTTTGaaaaaactgtatttgaatGGCAACAGAATTGAAAAACTGTTCTCCACAATGTTTGTGGGACTCCACAACCTTGAATACCTGTATCTGGAATACAACCTTATCAAAGAGATTGCTCCAGGCACATTTAATCCCCTGCCAAACCTGAAGCTGTTGTCATTAAATAACAACCTGCTCAGCTCCCTTCCAGCACAGATATTTCGCAATGTGCCCCTCACCAAATTAAACCTGAGGAAAAATCTACTTATGCACCTGCCAGTGAGCAATGTGCTTGATCAACTCGACTCACTAGAGCAGATTTATTTAGAGGACAACCCCTGGGACTGCAGCTGTGACTTGCTCAGCCTCAAACAATGGGTAGAGAAACTCAGAAAGGACACAGTGGTGGGCTCCATTTTGTGTCACACCCCAAAGAAAGTGATGCAGGCTGAGCTGAGAAGCCTTCGTCATGAGGTGCTCTGTCCCGGTTTAGGGACCTATTACTCTTTGCCCCCAGGTGGGGAGGAAAGTGTGACAGCTACGCTGGGGCCTGACAGCGCTGGCAGGGGTTTGCTCAGCTCACTTACAGAGACCGTCCCACTCTCTGTGCTCATCTTAAGCcttcttgtttttgtcctcATGATTATATTCTGCTCAGCCGGGTTGGTGGTGTTTGTGGTACACCGTCGGCGGCGGAGGgcaaagaaaaaagcagcagaggagcAGCCCAGAGAAAACACCAGCAGCAGTCCCATTCACTTACATTACAGCATGTACGGGCAGAAAACTACACACCACACTCTGACACAAAGAACAGGCTCTGCCACTCTGTATGAGGAGAGATCACACAGTCCCATTGTGCAGATCTGTCGCAACCCCACCTACTGCTCCCAGCACAAGGAGCACGACGCAGATTTGGATTACAGCCTCGACGAACCCAGCGCCAAGCATCACGTCTGCCGGAGTATCATGGAGAAGGAGAACACTTCTCCGCTCACGGGAAACCCCAGCTCAAAGTTCAGACCCATGACAGGAGAGTGCCCCGCAGAGTTCGTCACTCTCGGGAATCCCAACTCCTTGTACAGGAACATTctggagagggagaaggagctTCAGCAGCTTGGAATAACAGAGTACCTTAGGAAAAACATGCCCCAGCTTCAGTCTGCTGTGGACATGCAGGTCCCGGGGCACCAGGAGGAGTTAAAGCTAATGGAGACAATTATGTACTCAAGACCACGTAAGGTCATGCTTGAGCAAACTAAGAATGAGTACTTTGAACTTAAGGCTAACTTGCATAGTGAGCCAGACTACTTGGAGGTTCTGGAGCATCAAACTGCATTTAACTGAGCTTaagctgaaaaaaataaaataaacaacgATATATATTATGTTTTGAACCAAGTGCCTTGTCCTGTTTGCCCTCTTGTACTTTCCACAGTGTGAAATATGTATCATGGGCACATCACTTTAAGTTTAATTGTAGCACAGAATGTAACTGGTTTATTCTTTAGTTACCTTTTATCTATTGACAGCCATGTTATGTAGCCGGTGAAAGGTGTAATATTTTTGGCCAAATATAAAGTTAAGAAGCTATCACCGTCTGTTAAGCAGGCCTGCATTGAAACCCACTTTGAAATCCACTCAATCAGCTTTTTATGATTGATTAAATTTCCATGGTGCACTGCCCCCAAATGAATTGATCTGCACAGCACAtgccccaccccaccccccccccccccgacatcTTGACAAGATAAAGCAGATGTTTCGAAAGAAGTGAGTGAATTTCAATCACCACTTGACCCAGAATCGCTGTTTAATCAGTCTATCCTGACTCTGGGTATGACCTGATTACACCCTCTGTCAACATAAGCCAGCTGGAATGCTGCAACTAGAATGCTCATTGTGCCGTAGAGTCAGCCAAAAGCCAACTGAACACTGGAAAACAGTGATAGGAGTAttgttttactgcttttctcCTGTCAGTTCTTTTGAATGACCCAATACACTGGAGAGTTGCAGTTATAggacctttatttatttttatacaaactGGTGATATTCACagaaaggatgttttttttttcctctcaattAGTAAATAGAGCACttaaagtacagtatattatacaCAACTGTAATCTTGTAAAAAATGCATTGCACTAATCAAATGCCATAAGATGGTGCATGACAATCAACAGAGTCCtgctgaaactttttttggtttgtgtcttttatttctgCCAGAAAAAAACGAGCCACAAATGTGTCTGATccttcagtatgtgtgtgtgtgtgtgtgtgcgagcgtATGAGAGATTATGTTTCATAGCGCTATTTTATGTCCGACAGTACTCAAAACAGCATTCAGGAACACCTTCCTAACGCAAACATTGGCTGACTTTTGAACTCATTCAAGACGGGGGCGTATTAAGCTCTGAGCACATGAATGGTGACTGACGAGCAACATTATCCAAAAATGAAGCTCCAGTCCTCCATATAGACAACCTGCCGACTGACTTCAGCCaacttttctgtctctcagctcaTATTAAAAGCAATGGACTTCTGGCGACTGACATTCGCAATGTGGACATTGTCATTGTTCAGGATTTACACCACACACTCCATTCATACTCTTGGAAAACTCTCAACTTTGAAACGGTCCATGTAAGCACACACTCTGTAGCTTTTCTACTTAACtagatttatttattctgtatattttgtatatacTTATGTTCCATtatatcttttggtttttgtgtgccTTCAGTGCTGTACAGAATATAAACAGAAGTTGTAACTGataaagaggaaataaagaaacTTGGAAATGAATTTATGGTTAGTTCAAGTGCACTGTGTATCTCATTCAGACAAAATGTTATATCTTATAGACAACGGACGGCTCGGTTGTCAGCCACCCTGAGCTGCATCTGCACCCCAAAAAGAATGACATTTTCACTCCTTGTGTTATCAGTCTTCTAcagtacatatgtatatgtgcaGGCATGTACTTGTGTAAACACCATTTGGTTGTTTTCCCACTGTGTGAATTATTTAGCCCCCCACAATGGCTCAAACCTAGTCCTTAATCACAGAACAATGGCTGCGGGGCTTTCCAGCAGCCGTGCTTTTCTGCATGACTTtcattttctgcttctctctggGGAAACAGAGGACCCTCTCTAATTCCTCCATTTTCTATCATAATTGATGTATCTCAAGCTCCTTGCAAGAACACACACGTAACCTCACAGCTTGAAAAGACTCACGCACACAGACGCGCATGCAGCACTCgcatacaaatacagataacCCACcaatatctataaataaatgtttttagagTTGTATGCAGACACTCATCATTTAAGGTATGCAAACGCACAGAGGCAAACAgactggtacacacacacacactcacacagcacGGAAGACAAAAATTATCCTCTGCAGCTTGATCCTATGAGACTCATAAGCAATATGTTCCTCCAAAGGTGAGACATTAGCAAAGTGCATAACTGTGTTCTGGGAGAGATTTTAGGAGGAGATTTTAGGGGCTGacttcaaataaatataatcacTTATGACCTTAAATTCACTACGATGCCAAACTTCCAACAAAACTACAGTGTTGAAAACTTTTAATAACATTAGCAAACATCCACAACTCAAAGAGGTAGTGAAGTATAGTCAAAAATatcttactgtttttgttttcattttatttaaaaagcataTGAGAGGATTCAGGAAAAAATCATTATAAAATACTTTTCATTATATTCTTTTTGTTCGCCTTCATTTTAAATGCTTagatgttttttgcttttttgtgtgtgtcttgtcaCCACATTGCAAAGCGTGGACTCGGGATCGATAACATGACAGCAAGCTCTCACTAGCATCACAGGTTCTCCACACAGAGAAGGTGATTTCATGAGGTTTTGCTGCACTTTGCTGCATAAATTTGCAcaataatgaagaaaaatgtggTACATTAGGATTAAGTACCTCTTGTTCAGTATAAACTATGGAAAGCTAGCTCTAATGACTATGGATGTTCATGTTGCGACTGCTGCAAAGTAACACCGCTGTTCACAAGTTCAAGTACATCTTTATTGtcatgtttattaaaaatacaatgaaataattGTGCTCTGGCTCTTTCTGCCGTAACACAAAGGACACACCATcccaaaacagcaaaaaaacactACAGACCTACATCGACTATGTATGGCATTCATAGTGCATtcatatgtacatatacatcACTAACAtagtatacagtacatgataACAATAACGTGCATATGGGTGCGTCAGCTGTTCAGTAACCTGACTGCCTGTGGAAAGAAGCTGTTACTGAGACGGGTGGTGTGTGATTTGATGCTCCGATAATGTTTTTTAGATAGAAGGAGCAGCATGAGCGGGGTGGCTGGTGTCCTTAATTATGTTTTGGGATTTCCTTTTGCAGTGAGTGGTGTAAATGTTAAGTTGTGGTATTTCCGTGCCAATGATTTTTGATGCTATCTTTAGTGTCTTTGTAGCAGTCTGCAGTCCTTAGCAGTCATGTTGCCAAACCACACTGTGATACAGCCTGTCAGCACACTCTTAATGGTACAGTGATAAAAGTTCACAAGCGTTATGGTGCTCATACCAAACCTCTTAAGATGCCTCAGAAAGTACAGTCGCTGCTGTGCTTTCTTGATGATGCATTTGGTGTTGAGAACCCGTGTGAGGGTGTCTGAGCTGTGTATGCCAAGAAATCTAAAACTGTCAACAGTCTCAACAGATGACCCACTGATGAAAATAGGAATGTGattttctttaatctttctgAAGTCAACAAGGATTTCTTTTGTCTTATTGACATTTAGAGAGAGGTTGTTATCATGGCACCATATGGTTAGATCTTCTACTTCCCTCCTATAGGCCCTCTCATCACTGTTGCTTATTTGTCCAATCACTGTGGTGTCATTTGCGAATTTttatgatgttgttgttgttgtcatattTGGCAACACAGTCATGTGTAAACAGAATGTACAAAAGGGGACTGAGACAGCAGCCCTGAGGCGTGCCAGTCCTAAGAACAAATGTAGCTCTTATAAATGTAATTCTCACAGTCTGGGGCCTGCCTATCAGGAAATCAAATAGAcagttaaagctgcaagcagcgatgattgGGCCCACGTACCTCTCTGCATGTCGGGGCGCGCCGCAGGCAAACTGCTGTTATTGCGGAGCACCACGATGCAGCACTATAATAaccagagggcaactgacatatacattttcattaatattggagattacatcatgtgtagaccacaccatgtaaatttgatgtaaatatgatgatgtttgtcacataaggctgacatcctgttgtcagtaggtggcgctatgactatgactcaatatgggcatgtaaatgttttcaagCTTGGACAGATTGGATAATCTAAAGCTAATGGAGCTAATGAAAGCCAATGTGAAATATGTCTGAAATGATGAGAGCAACATGCGTAACAAAATTTGAGAATATCAGAGCAACTTTATCCCGATCATGGCCTGCCACACATTAAGGGGCGCTATTGAAACCCCAATCGCTGTATATTCTTGCAATGTTCACCAGTTCTGATATGTGTGCCacattttgtgagttttcaagcacccCTACCATCTCAAAAACTGCTCCCTGTTTCATGGCAAATAAAGCACTGCCAGTGGCAACAGCGTTTGATGATAACTCAAAAGCTTCACTATTTAGCAACATCAAGGTCTTACAACAtagctgaccaaattttagATGGATCTGGTTAACCTGCTTGGAGTAGTTTGTAAAAGTATAGGGCCTATAatttcctgttgccagtaggtggcgctatgactatggctcagtattgacatgtagatgtgttcaggctgggaATCAGAAGGCaagagaaa harbors:
- the slitrk6 gene encoding SLIT and NTRK-like protein 6, whose product is MLPCIIFIGLFLTAARSQDIHPSQASSSISESCDSLCSCEGKDGILYLNCEQRNISKISQIKVPSGVPFHLNLYKNDLVELRAEEMEGFKNALSLHIGGNSIQELEPGVFSTLGSLKKLHINSNFLVTLKEDTFQGLVNLEFLQADTNFIRVIEPGAFNKLIRLKVLILNDNSIGFLPSNIFRFVPLTHLDLRGNKLQTLPYVGFLEHIGRIMELLLEDNDWVCDCDILHLKIWMENMRAQSAIGDVICSTPHHLKGTILAKVKRDVLCPSHADINLEEPSKSLDMVVTPSSKVSQIPKLINAKDDAKAPTPSHIPGSPCVEHCSCHNHPVAGFLMHCQDRGIQKVSDIGILQQSPTKLVMTGNMIQKLLKYDFVTYDSLELLNLANNRIDYIDNETFLSLSSLKKLYLNGNRIEKLFSTMFVGLHNLEYLYLEYNLIKEIAPGTFNPLPNLKLLSLNNNLLSSLPAQIFRNVPLTKLNLRKNLLMHLPVSNVLDQLDSLEQIYLEDNPWDCSCDLLSLKQWVEKLRKDTVVGSILCHTPKKVMQAELRSLRHEVLCPGLGTYYSLPPGGEESVTATLGPDSAGRGLLSSLTETVPLSVLILSLLVFVLMIIFCSAGLVVFVVHRRRRRAKKKAAEEQPRENTSSSPIHLHYSMYGQKTTHHTLTQRTGSATLYEERSHSPIVQICRNPTYCSQHKEHDADLDYSLDEPSAKHHVCRSIMEKENTSPLTGNPSSKFRPMTGECPAEFVTLGNPNSLYRNILEREKELQQLGITEYLRKNMPQLQSAVDMQVPGHQEELKLMETIMYSRPRKVMLEQTKNEYFELKANLHSEPDYLEVLEHQTAFN